In a genomic window of Drosophila takahashii strain IR98-3 E-12201 chromosome 3L, DtakHiC1v2, whole genome shotgun sequence:
- the ko gene encoding serine-rich adhesin for platelets isoform X2 → MDYKLFMYNTDMPVAHTLSNSTFYDGSELSQRSSTLPRRHRRHMSSESTFLISSRDCSPIRRRSPVYCSSSLPRSTQSIPATTAKSRLSHPGHGGSVTPTPPKTAQKSVIGKHIFESSPSRSATLKATAAKRHPEGLIINGCHQDNKATYRSLQSSGPSSLESCRTASMLASGPSSIDSGKVSFSQKTSGHSSLDSQCSTNTAVIAPSTSGSNGTGSSRSILLLNGSPRGTPRHQAMRARVAEAQAQRQRASTPSRILEEMIYPAGSNGVPTSSSNNSITLQVTTSNGNQSIPSTKIFVQNSPVRSVITLENGKMLENSNVFIINNETMTNEKGEVIKKTLSKQTSAAAPPSMATSTPVKPSETETVTEQPLSETEANSETCDSISFISESSPENTCTVEADHPIYDGGKYAKNTNNDATMNNSRKLCLQLANNGIAYKNNVLKNESQPNSPSAEAPLKLAALAKQDFEIAGSVGNLHFYEKSSKDVGASQSNNMMMNSSTDLKNLCYESVCQLQKCSMNGDELALAHLLHKSSNPLGSEPNLALKDLANDKSIDKEAIDRRLSLTKESLEQGMGNVLANGNEELYNFPSLTDLSFNFTSLAARKILQGVSLNSIDTLVELNMAAAAAAEKQQKKQQNNQPTPAAPTASVCTDFGMV, encoded by the exons ATggattacaaattatttatgtaCAATACT GACATGCCCGTGGCGCACACGCTGTCCAACTCGACGTTCTACGACGGCTCGGAGCTGAGCCAGCGCTCCTCGACGCTGCCCCGTCGCCATCGACGCCACATGTCCAGCGAGTCGACGTTTCTGATTTCCTCCAGGGACTGCTCGCCCATCCGCCGCCGATCGCCGGTGTACTGCAGCAGTTCGCTACCTCGTTCCACGCAGTCGATACCCGCCACGACGGCCAAGTCCCGCCTGAGTCATCCGGGTCATGGCGGATCGGTGACGCCAACGCCGCCGAAGACAGCACAGAAGTCGGTAATTGGGAAGCACATCTTCGAAAGCTCGCCATCGCGATCCGCCACGCTGAAGGCGACGGCGGCCAAGCGGCACCCGGAAGGACTGATCATCAACGGGTGTCATCAGGACAACAAGGCCACGTACCGGAGTCTGCAGAGCAGCGGTCCCTCGAGCCTGGAGTCCTGCAGGACCGCCTCGATGCTGGCCAGTGGTCCGTCGAGCATCGACAGCGGCAAGGTGTCCTTTAGCCAAAAGACCAGCGGCCACTCTAGTCTGGACTCGCAATGCTCCACCAACACGGCAGTGATAGCGCCCTCCACCAGTGGGAGTAATGGCACAGGGAGTTCTCGTTCGATTCTCCTGCTAAATGGTTCGCCACGCGGAACACCACGTCATCAGGCGATGAGGGCACGCGTAGCCGAGGCCCAGGCGCAGCGGCAGAGGGCCAGCACGCCCAGTCGAATTCTAGAGGAGATGATCTATCCGGCGGGAAGCAATGGAGTGCCCACCTCCAGTAGCAACAACTCGATTACCCTGCAGGTGACCACCTCGAATGGCAATCAGAGCATACCGAGCACCAAGATCTTTGTGCAAAACTCACCGGTTAGGAGTGTTATAACCCTGGAGAATGGCAAGATGCTGGAGAATTCGAATGTGTTTATCATCAACAATGAGACAATGACGAATGAGAAGGGCGAGGTGATCAAGAAGACCCTGTCCAAGCAGACTtctgcagcagctcctccttcGATGGCCACGTCGACGCCGGTTAAGCCgtcggaaacggaaacggttACCGAGCAGCCACTCAGCGAAACGGAGGCCAATTCCGAGACCTGCGACTCCATATCCTTCATCAGTGAGAGTTCCCCGGAGAACACATGTACCGTGGAGGCCGATCATCCGATTTACGATGGTGGGAAGTATGCCAAGAACACAAATAACGATGCCACGATGAACAACAGCCGGAAGCTGTGCCTCCAGTTGGCCAACAACGGGATTGCCTACAAGAACAACGTGCTGAAGAATGAATCCCAGCCGAATTCACCGAGTGCCGAGGCTCCGCTCAAGCTGGCGGCGCTGGCCAAGCAGGATTTTGAGATAGCCGGCTCGGTGGGCAACCTGCATTTCTACGAGAAGAGCTCCAAGGATGTGGGTGCCTCGCAGAGCAACAACATGATGATGAACAGCAGCACGGACCTCAAGAATCTGTGCTATGAGTCCGTCTGCCAGCTGCAAAAGTGCTCCATGAACGGCGACGAACTGGCGCTGGCCCATTTGCTGCACAAGTCCAGCAATCCGCTGGGCAGTGAGCCCAATTTGGCTTTAAAAGATCTGGCCAATGATAAATCGATCGATAAGGAGGCCATCGACAGGCGACTCAGCTTGACCAAGGAATCGCTGGAGCAGGGAATGGGCAATGTGCTGGCCAATGGCAACGAGGAGCTGTATAACTTTCCCAGTCTCACCGACCTGTCCTTCAACTTTACCTCCCTGGCGGCAAGAAAGATACTGCAGGGTGTGAGCCTCAACAGCATCGATACCCTGGTGGAACTCAATatggcagcggcggcggcggcggagaagcagcagaagaagcagcagaacAACCAGCCAACCCCGGCAGCTCCAACAGCCTCCGTTTGCACCGACTTTGGCATGGTCTAG